A window of Leclercia adecarboxylata contains these coding sequences:
- a CDS encoding DUF2058 domain-containing protein — translation MTKLTLQEQMLKAGLVSSKKMAKVQRTAKKSRVQAREAREAVEVNKQAQMERDKALSEQQKQAALAKEYKAQIKQLIEMNRIVIAKGDIGFNFTDGNLIKKVLVDKTTQKQLINGRLAIARLVAEAGRESEYAIIPAVVADKIMQRDASYIVFSGELTQEAKDEDDPYADFVVPDDLMW, via the coding sequence ATGACCAAACTCACACTCCAGGAACAGATGCTGAAAGCTGGCTTAGTCAGCAGCAAAAAGATGGCGAAGGTACAGCGCACCGCCAAAAAATCCCGCGTTCAGGCGCGTGAAGCACGAGAAGCGGTGGAAGTGAATAAACAGGCGCAGATGGAGCGCGATAAGGCCCTGAGCGAGCAGCAAAAGCAGGCAGCCCTCGCCAAAGAGTACAAGGCGCAGATCAAGCAGTTAATTGAGATGAACCGGATCGTGATAGCGAAAGGCGATATCGGCTTCAACTTCACCGACGGCAATCTGATTAAAAAAGTGCTGGTGGATAAAACCACACAAAAACAGCTGATCAATGGTCGTCTGGCGATTGCGCGCCTGGTGGCTGAAGCGGGCCGCGAAAGCGAATACGCCATCATCCCTGCGGTTGTTGCCGATAAAATTATGCAGCGTGATGCGAGCTATATCGTATTTAGCGGCGAGCTGACACAGGAAGCGAAAGACGAAGACGATCCGTACGCTGATTTCGTCGTGCCTGATGATTTGATGTGGTAA